CAGACTACAGTTAGACTTGTTTCTAATTATTTCACAAACGATCAATTTCCTCACGAAATGGTTTTATTTGATCATAGAAATGAACAGTTAATGGACCTCAAAAACATTTCTTGGacaaaatttaaatttatataATGTGCAGGAAAAGCTGTTTATTTAAAAACACAATCTCCCATACAGTTTCTTTCTGACAACTAAAACTGAATATCTATGTCATTAATTTTCAGTAAAAATTCTCAGAAATATTACAGACTTATATGTAAATAGCAATTTCCAAACTCTTTTGATATGTCATGAAAATTCTCAAAAAAGGCTTGAATGAAAACTTTAGGACATCAAAACCTGAATCATTCTATCATCCTTATGTGACAATGCACCAATTCAAATTCATTTGATAAATATGGTAGGCCTATTATAGGCCGATAGGTTGGTTTCCCAACCTATATGTACTCATATTTTTGCTAAGTCATTGTAAGCCAGGGAGTAATATGCCTACCGATGCAATCAGCTCTCTTCgtattttcacttcagtatgaCTGGGCACATCACCTCATGTATGTAACTCTAATTTTGGAACATATGTATGACAACAACCTTTGATTTGTGGCCTACGTTCATTTAAACTATAACCAGAACTAGAAACCATACAGTaagattacacaaacactaacccCAAATCGTAATAGTTTTGCGCATAATAAAATATGGCAGAATGTGTCCGGTGTAATACACTCTTTCCAAAACATGAGCATTGCTAAGAATGCTCAAAGTTCATACTTGTCGGTCGTGTAATCAtgataaataagtattttatgatggTAACAATAATCCCATGGAGGTCAACTAGTCGACGGTCCCAAATTGTCTTACAATTTATGAATGACCAAGCCTCaaacaacaaatgacaactaacGTGCCATAATATACGATATTCTAGAAATATGATCTCAGGTGTAAACATTAAATTCAGCTATCATTAAGATCGAAAACACAGAATATGTCCCCAATACTCACGCTGAGGCGCATTAGCTGGAACGTCCGCCATATTGACTGATCTCTTTTACCTTCTTCCCTGAAGAGTTCACATACTGTTACGTCAGGCCTCGCGGTGCATTTCGGGAAGGAAAAGTTACTTCTCCCGGCAACCGCACCAGAGCCGCATCACGATCAACCGGATCCTCACAACTTGGATGAGTTTTCGGTTAACAAATTATGGAAAATAAGATTTACGCCACTTTGTTCTCGCCTAACAAGAACAACAGTTCTAGACTGTACACAAACGGGGGTAAATAcgttatatatatttcaaagttgTTCTTTTACGATTAGTCGATGATGCACTGTTTCTACACGTATTGATTGTTAATCGTATAAGATAATATCgtatatacatttatatcataaaGTCAAGTGCAATTCGCCATTTCGTTGCAAATATTATGCATTGAAATTTCGTGAAACAAACATCGAGACATACTTTGACACTGTTATTGCTGTTTAACATGACTTATGTTCTTGATTTTGCATTGTAGAAAGGAAAGATAATATATGAATACCCTTTGTTGTGATATAATTACATTTGTTCTCTGATTAGAATTACATTTAGTTAATTGCAGTCATATTAGAAATAACTTCCCTTTTCAGTGTGTATTTAGAGTTATGCATACTCCTTTTTATCATATTATTGCAACAATTACATTTAGTGGTATACAGTCAGACTGATGCTCATTCTTTTCAATGTGAATTAGTATATTGCAACAATTACACCGAGTGACGACTGATGTTATGATTCTGTTAGAATtggtattcagtaacccatgcttgtcgtcagaggcggctatcgggtggtcaggctctttgACTTAGTTAATTCGACGCATGCCATCTTGTCCCAATATtacgtagatagatgctcatggtgtcaattagtggattgtctggtccacactcgactGTTTACAAACTACCGATTATTTACAACAtgctgctgagtgcggagttaaaTACAAACAAGTGAAACATTAAGTGTCGCGCAATCAAGTGAACATTCTTCGCTTGCAATGTGTATTAGAAAAGTTGACTTAATTACAACgcacaatacatatattaagaTACTGCTTGAATCCTTCATTTCACTAGAAACGTAGGTTTATTTAACTGATCGGTGTTGCCCTTTACAAGTATCCGCAGATCAACACCCCTTCTGGTGTGTATTGGTTCTAGTTTATATAGGATAACAGTCAACGTAAAGGGGAGTACGTACAATAAACCTGTGTGGTTATTAATTGTATTTTTACTGAGGTAGGGTTAATGTGtggatatatatatgcatgtacagaTCTAAGTTCTGTAGAACTTTGTATAAATGCTGATCTTGAATTTCTATATAAAGAGACACAACGCTAAGATATTCGATTTTCGCAAACTAAATCGCTTTTATTTTAGAGTAATATCATCCTTGTGTACAGATTTCATGCGCTCATATGAAGTTCACCCTTTGgatattttgtttgtgaaataaCTAGCAAAGCAATTACACTTGCTGTTGAAAACATGTAAATCAAAGACTTCTTCACACGACAAGTCATACGTAATTCAGGTGCACTCAGAAACGTTTAAGAAGGCAATAATCAGGCAATGTAAAATGCATGTCTTTTCTAGATCGCCCACATATCCGTGATAGTAATTATTGAGGACAAAAAGAGCTATCAAAATCTACTTCAGTGAAAAACATTTATCATGCACCGATACTATTATTTGACTCGTTATGAAAGAAAGGTGTTGAGTAAGACTGTCAAATGAACGTTTGATGGTCGTTTGTTTCGCGCGGGCTTTGCGAAGTCAATCAATAGCGCAACTTTCCTCTCACGTTGCCGAGTGTCTCTAGGTAGCGAGGTGACTGTAAACACAGATCTTTGAGAAGTCAGTGAGTAGGCCGTTTCAGTATTAAACGCACGGGATACCAGCCCGGAGCATGTGTATAGTCTTACGTTACATTGGTCGTCTGTCTGGGGGATATGAGTGATTCTTATGTGACATAGCTGATATACGTGAGCAGTTCATTTCAAGGTAAATCATTTTGTGTCAATGTCATATATTCAAACAGGCATTCCCAATAGAAGGCTGTAGTTCCGGCCAGCTATCTGTTGGCAAACTACTGCCTATACGTCTATGACATGTCTCATGAATAGAAATACCCCTGGTGTATCAAATGTACCTGTAGTTTACTTCTTGAGACTCTTGCTGAGAAGTACAAAACACGACATGTACATTGGtaaattattatttatatatgaATGAATCGTTACACGACATAATATCATGAACAAACATATTACAGGTTCTACACGTTTtactgtttttttgttttgttttttttttaaatttagcaTTAGGTATATTTTATAGATTGTGTTTCTAGATAATCTTGCTGAAATTGGTTTTGTTATCCCAAATACAAAATGCTTCATTCATACCTCGCCACGCAATGCCATTATTACGAAAAGCCGAAAGGCATATGACGGTGTATTATCGTCCGTAACCTAGTCACTACATACGTTTTTACTTTGTAACTATGCACGTGAGACTGACCGCTTTAATCAATTATGTCAAGATAGTGAATAATTAATGATAACTCAGTCGGTTGATAAACGATAAGGCAAGGTCTGCACATGCGCACATTCACCAGTAATGTTGAACTGCCTTCATTAATACTGCACTGAAGATAATCCGAATGTCAGTAAAGTGCATGGAGAGTTAGTCTCAACCAAGTCGTACACATTCATTTAAATTGATGGTGGATTTCTTTGGACAATAAATCAGTTTTAAAAACTTAAATAATTATCTCATGACTTGCCTTTACAATGATTATTTGAAGTCACCTTTTACCACATGCCATCTTATTAAAGCAACTGTAAAATATGTAAGGTTACTTAAATGCGATCGGTTCCTCATTGAATTTTAAACCAAAACATATGTATATTGATGTATTTCGAACTTTGTTCATGCACCTCCTACATGTTCGCATTTTGTCATCACCTTATTGTCCCTTTTGTTGTTTCAGAAGTAGCATTCCTTGACTCCAACCATCCAACAATGGAGTACCTTGGCCACACCCAAACCGCCACCTACATGACTGGGCCCAGGAACAACACCCAGACAGACTTTCTCCCCTCTATCAGCACCATGCGCTCCTCCTACAAAGCGTATGACACTTACCCGGCTCCATCACCGCTTAGAAGGTCTCTCACAACCCTCCCATGGAGACCAAGCACCTACTACCAGACCGCAATGGTGAACCCAAACTCGGCCCTTACCCGCAGCATGCCTGACCCAATGTCAGCAAGGAACCAGCTCACACAACTGGATAGTATTAAAGTGCCCCCAGTGTTCGCCGCTGCCAGGAATGCTCTCTACACCCGCTACACCCCCAATGATTGGAGTTCATCTAACCAGAGCAACTACTTGTCATCTGACAGGGTGAGGAGCGGTGCTGAGCGTCTGAGGTTCGACACAGTGCGTCTTTGCCGCGAGACAGACGACAAGACCCGCCGCACCCAGAGCGATGTGGGCAAGCGACTTGGCGAGAGGATCGGGGATATCACCTTCTGGAAGACAGAACTCAACCATGAGACCGACAACATGATCACTGAGACCAATGCTCTCCAGGAGGCTAAGAGGATCATGGAGAAGGCTCTGGCTGAGACAGAGAATCCCCTTCACATCTCACAGGAGTGTCTGTACAACAGAGAGAAGAGGCAGGCCATCGACCTTGTGCATGACAACCCAGAGAGGGAACTCATCAAGGTACCATTAGTTATGATTATATCATTTCTCTATTAAGTTGTGTGCCTGTGTTAGTCACATCCTAAGTTATAGCTGAAATAGATATCCACTTATTTGGAGGATTTGAGGAAGTGGGGATTGTGAAGTGTAGCAAGTGAAGGAAACAGTTAGTCACTGAAAAGGACATTGCCACCTCAATGACAAGGCTTATCTTTATAAAGTTTGTAATGAGTGAACAAGTCATTGCAAATGTTGCTCTCTTTATAGATCAGTGGAAAACTGGTAATCAGGAGAATATCATCATATATTCATGGTGAGATGAAAACAGGTCATCTAACCTGGGCGGCATTTCTTCAATTAGCATACACTCTACCATTCCACGGGTGTATGAATTGATCTGAAATTAACAGTGGGACTGAATGTTTGCTCGACATCAAAATTGACAGGTGTTATTGATTTGAAAATAAGTGATGCGATCATAGGCATGTTTTCTGTGAAACCAGTCAAACCAGTCTTGACGTTCATTCTTGCTATAAATAATTACCTCGGCTATATGGAGACAAGTACCCAAAACAGACCACGTCTAACAACAGCCTATATATACAGTAATACACCGAGATCAGGTAGTCTTAATGCTTGAGCATAGGATCTTTAGACGCGAATGGACCAACTGTGGTTGTGTTAATTTTGAGCCCCAACAATAATTCTCAAGAATCTCCCAACAATAAGTTTCCAGGAGAAGAATGTACAACATCAGCTGGAATGATTTATATATGACGACGATTACTTAACCTACACCTAAAGAGTGTGAGGTGGTATgtcttattttttttattggtttgtttgtaattatgtaTTTGCCAATCAGCCATGTAAATAGTTTCtctgtgaagatcctggtaaATATCGGTTTATGTTGATTTCGAATAACTAATGTAAATACTATATTGAATGTTATGTCGCGATACGAACAGCCATGCCGACAGCAAGATATAAAACCCCACTGCATGTCTGAATACAGTCACATAAAATAAGTACTATTGAAAACTGATAACAGATTCCTTGCCTTTTCTGGCCCTGGGTTGTGTCTTTTTACATGGTGGCCTTTTGGGGTACATACCCAAGCTGACATATGATTGATCAAGCTGTCAATAACGATAACGATTTGATGCCACGCTGTAGATAAGGTTTGTGAAAGACTTTGAAAAGATTCATATCAGTCTCGCACGTTTAATTCTAAGCCAACTGAAAATGTTTAGCGCTGCATTAGAATAAAGTATGTTGTGCCCTTTGTAGCTACTGAATTATAAACCGTATTCGAAACGAACCTAAAGTAATATACGCACTGGACGATTTTGTAGAAGGCAACAGTATTGTGCATTTTGAGTGTTTGAGTCAGGTGTTAACGCATGcttgaaaacaattttgaaacttaatCGGTAGGGTGTCCTCTAAAATTGAATGAAATGTATTGCATGATGACACAGTCCAATATGTGTCGACCTAAACAAACAGTAATACAAGGCTAATCCCTAAATAAGAGTCATACTGTGCAGCTGGTGACGTAAGGTCTTATTAGGGGTCATGAAGCTATAACGGCTCCACATTTCCTTCTTGACAACGTGGTAGTGTAGTAGGTAGTTCAAACGATCGTATGGGATCGATTACTCACACAGCAACACTGTTTTGCTTCCTTGCCATTACTTTATCTTCACTAAATTACATGACCACACGTAATGATTCATTGAACGTTTCCTCGGTCCGTTTTTTTATCCCTTAACTGGAAAGCAAAGATTGAAATGAATTTATACATCGGCTAGTTATGTCAGATTAAAAGCTATTCGACTGTAACAGGAGATTATTATATGACTAGTGTACTGAGATATCATCAGACGCTAGAAACCATGATCAAGAAACCTGTGCCCTTGTTTACTGCTGACTGGTTGAATTATGAACCCTAACCGCAAAGGGCCATATACCTTCTTTAGGCAAATGGATACTGAAACTCTGTGGTCAAACACTGGGATCGGGTTATTTTTAATGATTCTCCTTACAATAATAATGTTTCTTGTGGTATATCCTTCCATGAATGCGTGATAAAGAGTTTGACATTAACACTAAAGGGAATTCAAAGCGCGTCTTTATTCTCGTTGAACATTATACTTATGTTCCGTATGTCTAATACTCAATGTCAAAGCATGCGCAAGATTAAAAAATAAGATGATCGACATGCGTGTTGCTCACTTGAATCAATGACTTAAACCAATTTAATAACATGAATCATAATTCAGGTGCAGCTGGCTTTTATGTAGCTTATTAAATGTAGACATGATTAAGCTGATAAAATGCGATTTATGTCACAGAAGTGACATCGCTGACAACCCACTCCGGTCAGAAAGCCTGTGTAAACTAATAATTTAGACCTAACCTCCGTTATAGCGTTACTGCTAAAAATGCATCCCCAGTGCTTGTGTTGGTGACCTAGTAATAAAACAGGGAACGAAATGCAAGCATAAATCACACCACCTCCTGGTCTATCCCCTCGAGACCTTCGAGTGCTTAACCCTCCACGTATTGTCTGTAATGGGCTAGCAGTGGAAGATGGTGACAGCCACCCAATCGACAGTACCTGTTTATGAGTAGGTATGACGATCGATGGTAGATTGGTACATGCTCTTATACTTACTTCAAGAGACTACAAGATTTGTAGTGATGAATACTTTAGTATGTTCGCGTGGAAACTGGCTCGAAGGTAAGAAACAATCAAAATTCGATTCGAAAACATTCAGCCACTTTTTAGATATGTTTAGGTATGCTGTAATTTGCCATACGTGTTAACAATGTGAAGTTCAGTCTGTTTCAAGGAGATTCGCGAATCAACTATTTATGATCTTGCTGCCATGATATAGAGAGTCTTGTTGAAAGTAGATGTATTAACAAATTTCAGGTATCGTTTGGCATATGATGGTTATAGTGGGTATTGAAATCATCTTGGAATAGATTTTAATGTTTAACAATTGTCAGTCAGGCATTTACCTGTGATTAACATAAAAACTCCAATATTTCCGACGAAGAGTGTAGAGGGGTATATGCTATGGACTTACAATAGCATTAGCAATATCCACTTCAAAGTGGTATGGTGTACATAGTGGTTTTATCACTCGTGTTCGTGCACTAGCATGAGAGGCATACAATGAGAGTGAGAGTTTATCGCTATATCTCGTTATTGGATCACCAATCGAACAAATAGGATTAACCCTAAGGTTTTGTAAAACATCGTGTCCGAGAATAGCTGGCAAGATGGCGACGACCCCCTGCGGAGTATCCCATAGTCACCTCTATGTCGTCTGCTCGTGGTCGATGTCACCACTGCGTAGAAATGTGACTGATATTCATTTGATATGGTCTGGTTTTGACGTCTGTGTTGTGATCTCGAAACTGAAGTGTTGGTACTCACAAATCAACATGCTATCTAATACGTTAAGCCACCAATATTGGACTCAATCCcctattttatcaatattccttaCTTTTAGTCTTGCAACTATTTTTGGATTAATATTCTCAGTTTTGCACGTTTTTGCCATTTCCTCCTATTCTGACTTGTGGCATACCAAGGCCGCTAATCATAAAACAGCTAGTTACATTAACTCGATATAATAAGGTTGTCTTCGCAAAGTACATCCGCTCATACGTCGAATTGCTTGTTTACCCGCTGAGCTTAATAGCTTTCCAATAAAAGATCTCTGTTGCAGTGGTCCATTGAGAAATATTGCACCGTAATCCCGTGGTTAATCTATCCTGTTGAGTAAGCTAACCCAGTCAGCTTTCATCGATATCGATTTAAGAACCTTGCGCCATCAGGCCGTTATCGATTACCGCAACATTTGCCGTCAGAATAACTTGTAAAGGTTCCGACAGGGCAGTCACCTTAAGACAGCGCTCTAGATCGCGCTGCAGTAATGTTTCACCGCTTGTTACTTTGTACAGGCAAACGTTTGATCTAAAGTATTGCATAACCTACAAACATGACTGCAGAGTGTTATTGCTTGTATCTCTGAAAATAGTGAGTTAATTAGGCTCTGAAAAGCCTTGATTCATTGTGGATAAAAGACTAATTGGGCAAACTACGTACAACCAATTTAATCTCTAATACAACCTCACTTATACGTGCAACAAGTGCAGAATTCTGTGATGAATTATCCTTAAAAGCCACAGTGCGTCATATTCCATAATGCCTCGTTTAGTGCACATGCAATAATATCAGTCGGAGCAAATTATTCCACATACTCAAAGGTCTGTATtgatttttggctagatgtttAATGTCAGTCAAATCTAGAACTGCGTGTTATAAGCCACATGTTTTTCAATGTCGTTTTCTCTGATTTTCCCAAAGCAATTCTGGGCTAATGTACGAGTCGTGATCGTTCCAGCATGTTGACTTACATAAACGGGCACACAAAGCACATTCAAACCTACAAATCGATCAAATACACAGATCGATCTGTGGCCAGGGTTCCAAAGGGTTCCTATTCTTTCATATATGCCCTGACCAGACAGGCGGTTAAGACGTTGCATAGACCTGTTATGTACCCTTGCAAACAATTTGACGGTAGATTGTAATGAATGGGTGTCATTATGGCTCGTGAGCTCTTGAATATGGTGCCGGTGCTGCTGTCTGGATAATGTGTATTATAGTGTTCGAAAGGTCATCATGTCATGTTCATAATCCTTATAGAACCATATTGATTATGGCTACATGCTCCGATACCTGCtttgtgtgaaatatatagAAGAGGTCTTTGCCTTACCATCGCCACTTCAGTAAGCTATTGTTTACTTTTAGCCACTTGAACAAATagtaatttgaaatatatttgtaaaatatgggTTGTCTATTCATAAATAACCtcacattttcatcaaaataaGCGGATGTAATAACGATATATCAGATTTCGTTAGAACAATTCTCTGAGAGGACTAACATGTTACACTGTATTTGATCGCTTtggtgaacatgttttgttcATGACATGGGAAGAACAGATATGGTCGTTTGATAGATGGAACAGTTTTATGACATACAGGAAAGTGTTTATTGTGCTTGGCACATGGTGCTGTGTTTTCCTGCGGTTCCTGACACATTGTGCTATGTTATCCAATGGTTCCTGACACATGGTGTTATGATTTTCAGGAGGTGGATATCATCAAGCGATGCCAGGACAGGATGAGAAACGTCATCGACAAGGCCAATGTCCAGCTCAGGTTAGCCGTTGGCTTCGTCACATATTACCGTTCATATTTAACGCATTACGATGTTGGATTCAGATAAATGAAAGGGGTCAGATTATACCCAAATAGACCCAACATAAAGCACCCTTTCGGTATAGAAACTACACATTAGTACTGATTCAGTTAGTAACGTCATTTCCTGCCAAAAGCATCTTTATATCCTCGAAAGCAGGATAATGTCAGGAAGAATATGTAGCGTGACAATGAATGCACCCAATAATGTATGCCGAATTTCTCATCAGAATTGGAGTTCGGtatcataaaatatgttttgttttctgtgaaGTTTTACCCATTGTTATGGACAATTCTTTTCAGGTGTGTCACGACTCATCATGTTTCAATCCATTTTTTTCCAATTCATTTCAAGCACAACTTTATTTGCCACACAACCATGAAATATATCCCATTCATGGCCTTTATCACATGCCCTCACTTATCCCTCCAAACCGTCATCATCATGGTCATGTTTCACCTCAAGAGCAGAAATATCATGTACTCTATTACCTTAGTATTAATCGGGCTGCTCAACACGAGATTGAAATGGATGAGCGAGACAAACAGATAGCCGAGGCCGTGGACGCGGAAGCCCATGGTATCAACAACTCATCCAGAGGCATTGCCTTCCACAACGGCATTCACACCATAGACCCAACGTGAGTACCCTTCCTCTAGTTTCTGTAGTCATCTGCTCTGTCTTCTCTCTCAGCCTGAACCGTGCAGCTCAGCATGAACTTGAGAAGGACTCTGGTGACAAGTTCATGGCTCAGAACCTTGACGAGAGCTGCCACCAGATGAGGAACAACTCCCGTGGCCTCGCCTACCATAATGGCGTCAACAGGATTGACAATACGTGAGTTGAGTGTGTTACGCACCAACCTGTATCCCACGTGTTGTTGCTGCTGATGCTGTGTGGTTCACAATGTTCTTGCTTTTCTTTGTATTTTCCTTTAAGTTCGTGTTGATtaatgcatgttttgtttcacaGGATGTTTGTGGTCACAGAGACTCCCGTTACCTCTTACCTGGCTCGAAATTCACTTTGGCTTCTTTAAATAATCTTTATCACATGCTGTGCTTCCAATGGTGAAGACATTTGGCTTTATTGACGTGATGGGAGTCTTGTGCTGTTGATTATACGTCTTTGGTTTGTTGGGGCGGGGATGGGAgggttgtttgtttgggttttttattgttgagttgggaggggggggggagggTTAGAATTGTCTGAATTCATGCTTACCCTATGTGGGATTGTTGTTCGTATGCTGCAACTGCTAGacttcagacaatccagtaacacAGTAACATCTTAATGTTTGTGAATAATTAACATTGCACCACGGGCATATATTAACACGAGTAACACAATTTATTGATGCTTTTGTATAAGAGAATAAACTTCTGCTACGCGGCATTTAACGATATGAATTTACATCTGTCAGCCTCTGCTTTATATAAACCCACTCTGCGTAACCAATGCATGACCAACggcactgtatatatatataccacaaAACAACTATTTATCCCATAGGTAgtgtatatctgtatatcaTTATATACATTGCATAGCGAGTAACATGTAGCATGGCTTTTACTTTCCGGCGCATACTTAAAGAAATCAGTAATCAGTAATCTTTTGCTGTACATAATCTTAACTGATGCACATATGGACATATATATTTTCTCAATTCACCTTTCTTACACCTCATAATCCAACGTTTCATCCACTCTGCAGTGTCTCCGTGCCTGAGACATGGGCCAAGTTCAGCAACGACAACATCCAGCGTTCCCAGAGCGAGCGTGCCGCTTCCAAACAGTTGAGGAATGAGATTGAGAGCGTGCTCAACTCCTGCGCGAACGAGATGTGGCAAGAGTGGAACGCCGTAAACGTAGCCCTCACTCAAAGGATGCAGGAGACAACGGACGCTAGGAACAAACTCCAGACCCATCTGTCCAAGGTAGGCCA
The nucleotide sequence above comes from Haliotis asinina isolate JCU_RB_2024 chromosome 5, JCU_Hal_asi_v2, whole genome shotgun sequence. Encoded proteins:
- the LOC137284999 gene encoding tektin-3-like isoform X1 gives rise to the protein MEYLGHTQTATYMTGPRNNTQTDFLPSISTMRSSYKAYDTYPAPSPLRRSLTTLPWRPSTYYQTAMVNPNSALTRSMPDPMSARNQLTQLDSIKVPPVFAAARNALYTRYTPNDWSSSNQSNYLSSDRVRSGAERLRFDTVRLCRETDDKTRRTQSDVGKRLGERIGDITFWKTELNHETDNMITETNALQEAKRIMEKALAETENPLHISQECLYNREKRQAIDLVHDNPERELIKEVDIIKRCQDRMRNVIDKANVQLSLNRAAQHELEKDSGDKFMAQNLDESCHQMRNNSRGLAYHNGVNRIDNTVSVPETWAKFSNDNIQRSQSERAASKQLRNEIESVLNSCANEMWQEWNAVNVALTQRMQETTDARNKLQTHLSKVLQEIFDMEKNIELLKKAIQDKEAPMQVAHTRLDTRIRRPNVELCRDPVQHRLVSEVAEITDTVESLQAKLRMSENALQELLRTKSALEQDLSVKNNSLFIDREKCLGMRKTFPMSPRIVSV
- the LOC137284999 gene encoding tektin-3-like isoform X2, which codes for MEYLGHTQTATYMTGPRNNTQTDFLPSISTMRSSYKAYDTYPAPSPLRRSLTTLPWRPSTYYQTAMVNPNSALTRSMPDPMSARNQLTQLDSIKVPPVFAAARNALYTRYTPNDWSSSNQSNYLSSDRVRSGAERLRFDTVRLCRETDDKTRRTQSDVGKRLGERIGDITFWKTELNHETDNMITETNALQEAKRIMEKALAETENPLHISQECLYNREKRQAIDLVHDNPERELIKEVDIIKRCQDRMRNVIDKANVQLSINRAAQHEIEMDERDKQIAEAVDAEAHGINNSSRGIAFHNGIHTIDPTVSVPETWAKFSNDNIQRSQSERAASKQLRNEIESVLNSCANEMWQEWNAVNVALTQRMQETTDARNKLQTHLSKVLQEIFDMEKNIELLKKAIQDKEAPMQVAHTRLDTRIRRPNVELCRDPVQHRLVSEVAEITDTVESLQAKLRMSENALQELLRTKSALEQDLSVKNNSLFIDREKCLGMRKTFPMSPRIVSV